Genomic segment of bacterium BMS3Abin14:
TTCTCACCCTCTGAAAACTCCGCTTGATTCCTGTCGTATTCCTCGTCGTCCCAGCGACTGAGAGTTCTGTAATCCCTGACTCTCCTGCCCACGTAGGAATAGAGAAACAACAGGGTTATCAGTCCCCATACCGAGGCCGTACTGGTAATGACCGGCACCCACATCGACTTGACTCTGGCGTACTGCTTAAAACCGTTCAGCAATCCGACAAAGGATATGTCATACGCGCCGTTGACTGCCTGGGCCATATTGCCCTTCTCCAGAAACGAGGTGACAAGCCTGGCCACAGCGTTATTCCCGTATCTTCGCATGAGGTATTGAACAAAAAGGTAGCTTTGAGCATAAGCGACCTCGGCGCGCGAGGGGTCCTCCGGAAAGTTGACGCTTATGGCCTCAAACGGGATTGTGCTCCCGGTCACCTCAGCCCAGGAAAGGTGAAGGAGACGGGGGATCCCCATTTCTCCCGAAATGAAGGTCGCAACACCCTCGGAAAGCCACCTCGGAAACCGGACATCCCATCGGTTTTCCGCCTCACCCATGACGAGATGCACAATCTCGTGTTCAAGCAGTGACCAGTACTGCGTCCCCGATTCCCCGAGTGCGCCGGGAGTCATTAAAATAACTACCCCATAGCGAGGATAGGTAAGGGCCCCCGCCCATTCGGGAGCCGAGGAAGCAGCCGGTTGGAGCGAAACAAACTCTTCCTTGCTGCCTGCGATAAATATTTTATACGGCCCCCCCACCGGAAGCCCAAGCAAGTTCGAAACCTCATTCAGAAACTGGGAGGCTTTCATCAGGACATCCTCAGCCAGATCACTCGATTGGCCGCGATATTTGACCTCAATGGTGGGACCTGACAATACTTTCCAGGTTTCGTCATGCGGGGGTTCAGCGGGAACAGCCTGCGCGTTCAGCAGAAAAACGGCCGCAAGTACCACAAGAATGAGCGGAGTGCGAATTTTCAATGGAGTTTCTCGACGACATCGTCCGCGGCCAATCCGTTCACCTCAAGGACCTTGTTTCGTGATTTTTCACCCGATACGATTCTAACCCTGCCTCTTGCGATTTTAAGCGTTCTTGATACCAGTTTTACCAGAGATGCATTCGCCGCGCCCTCAACCGGGGGCGAGGTCAATCTCACAACGAGAATGCCGTCCTCCCATCCTTCAATGGCCTCCCGGGAGGATCTTGGCTTCACTCGAACGTGGATCCGGGCAGTGACCGGACCGTTTTCTTTTGCAGGTCGCCGACTCATGGACAAGCTTGATACTAATGGGGGGGCATCATAGATTGCAACAGGTTTCTGGCAGAAAGGCTTCCGACCAGGCCCGATCCAGATGATTTAAAATCTATTCCTTGCTGACAAGATACTTGACGTTCTTCGCGTTGGCCATCTCCTCCTCAATGGCCTCAGAGGAGATCTCCAGGATCTTCAGGTGACTCTCGGCGGCGGACTTGATCTGAACCTCGAATTGGGCCCTCAGGCGTCGGATCTCCATGATCTGATCGCTGATTACCGCAAGTTTCCTGTGAGCATCATCGATGGTTCTCTCCGCCTTGAGTTCGGCCTCGGAAATGATCAGTTCGGCCTCTTTTCTTGCGGCCATCTTCATATCCCCAGTGACCTTCTGGGCAGTTATCATGGTCTCTTTGAGAGTCTGCTCTCTCTGGCGAAGCTCGTCCAGCTGGTTTGTCAATCTGGCAAGTTTTTCCTTCAGTTTGCCGTTCTCACGAATGAGTTCCTCAAATTCAGCCGCCACCATTTCAAGAAAATTGTCGACCTCGCGGGTCTCGTATCCCCTCATCTTTACACGGAACTGTTGGCTTTGTATGTCCAGCGGTGAAAGACGCATTTGTTTTCCCCTTTTCCTGGGGGACGTAGTTAAGTTGTTAAGTTATATATCATTTTTGTCGTTTAATGCCAGGTGACCACCCAGTAACTTAACAACTTAACTACGTCCCCTATTCATCATTTCAGCGACATGGCAATCCCGAAAAGGGATTGAACAAGAAATGTCTGCAGGAAGATGATCACGAAAATGGCGATGATGGGCGAGATATCCATCATTCCAAAACTGAACGGGATGATTTTTCGAATATATCCCAGAACCGGTTCGGTTATCCGGACAAGAAATTGATAGATGGGATTATATGGATCAGGAGAAAACCATGTGGCAACGGCTCGGATGATAATTATCCACATGTACAGGTTCAGGGCAATGCCAAGAATCCTGGCCAGGGCCATGATAAAGTTGCTCAGAACGAACATAGGCCTTCGTATACCTCCGATTATACATTAAGAACTTGTCTTAACCATATAAGTTATGTGCAATATTGTCAAACTGTCATATGCCTGATCCGTGGACGGCGAACGGATGTTTGACCAATCTCGTCCACAACTGTATCATGTTTTTTCAGGCGAGGTACACAGGGTAAGATCAAAAGTTCTGCAGGGTAATAGTTTAAACCATTTTTCTCTCGCCCGCGAGAAAACGCCTTTGAACTTCCGGAATGCGTCGCATATTGTCGGCTTCCGACTTCGCCTTCCAGGCCACGACGGACAAGGCGTGGGGACAAACACACCGAAAGGCGGTGGGGATTGAAATACAGGAAGACTATCGGGTTTGTCGGCGGAGGAAACATGGCGGAAGCCCTGGCCGGGGGAATAACAGGAGCCGGTATCGTCCCGCCTGAAGATATCCTCATCTCCGAACCTGTCAAGGAACGTCGCTCTTCCCTCCAGCGAAGGTTTGGATTTTCGGTTACCTCCCATAATGGGGCTCCTGCAGCCGAGTGCGGCACGGTCTTTCTCTCCGTTAAACCACAAATTCTTCCAGCCGTTCTCGATGAAATCGGCCCGATTCCCGGACCCGATCAGGTTATCATCTCCATTGCCGCCGGAGTCCCTCTCTCCGTCCTGAAGGCTGCCTTCCCGGCTACCCCTGTCATACGCGCCATGCCCAACACTCCCGCTCTCACCGGGAACGGGGCAACGGTTATTGCCCCTGGAGGAAAGGTCAAAGAGGGCATGATCGCCTGGGCATGCAGACTTTTTGAGGCCGTGGGCATATGCCTCGTTCTGCCGGAAAACATGATGGACGCTGTTACAGGCCTGTCGGGAAGCGGACCGGCATACATATTCCGCATGGCCGAGGCGCTTACCGAAGCAGGAACAAGCCTGGGACTACCGCCCGGGGACGCGTCCAGGCTTGTCACTCAGACAATACTCGGCGCCGCCATGATGATGACGGAAACAAAGATGGAGCCGGCGGCCCTGCGCGAAAGGGTGACATCTCCCGGAGGAACAACCCAGGCCGGCCTGAAGGCCATGGCCGAAGCGGGTTTCGAGGATGCAGTCAAAAAGGGTGTCCTGGCGGCTGCCGAAAGATCGAAGGCGTTAGGAAAGGGCAGCGTCTAGTAGCCCCGGCGACCAAAAATAGCCGTCCCCACCCTGACGATGGTCGCGCCTTCCTCAACGGCGACCTCGTAGTCCCCACTCATCCCCATGGAAAGCTCTCTGATGCTCCCGGGAGGAAAACCGCGAGTTCCAAGATCATCCCTCAGCTTTTTCAGCTCCCCGAAATGTTCCCTGGAGTCCTCCGGGTCGGAAGAAAACGGCGGGATCGTCATCAACCCACAGGGTTTAACACCCTCCTCTTCCAGAAGGACAGAAAGGATGTCGGGAACGTCCAGGGGCCTGCAGCCGAACTTCGCCTCCTCACCCGACACGCTGACCTGAACCAGCGTCCGACAAACCACGGAGGCCTCCCGGTAGCGTCTGGCCACCTCTCTGGCCAGCCCGACCGAATCGATGGAGTGGATCCATTTGAAGAGAGGAGGACAGTTTCTGACCTTGTTTTTCTGAAGGTGACCGACCATGTGCCACACCAGATCCCCGGACAATTGAGGAATTTTCCCCTTCGCGTCCTGAATACGGTTCTCCCCGAAATCCACCTGCCCTGCGGATGCGGCCGCTGCGATACGGTCCATCGGCATCGTCTTGCTGATAGCCAGCAGAAGGACGTCTTCAGGAAGCCTGCCGGAGCGTTCGCACGCGCTATAAATCTTTTTCCGAACATTTCCCAGATTTTCGGCTATTCTATCCATGGTGTACTTATATCAGCAGATGGACAATAAATCACCGATCTTGGCAGGGTCGTAAAAAATCGTTAATAGTTTTGGTGTGGAATACAGACCCGCCCATTGACTGAAATGGTGATACAACCATTTCCAAGAGGAGGCATTACCGTGGCCATTATCATTACCGATGAATGCATCGCCTGCGGAGCGTGTGAACCGGAATGTCCCAACCAGGCGATATCTGAAGGTGAGATCTACATTATAGACCCGGATCTTTGCACGGAATGCGTGGGCGCCTTCGATGAACCTCAGTGCGCCGCCGTGTGTCCCGTGGACTGCTGCGTCCCGGATCCCGACCGCGAGGAAACCAAAGAGGACCTCCAGGCCAGATACGAAAAGATCCACTCAAAATAAAAAAGGGCCACACAGATGTGCGGCCCTAAATTCTGGCGGGGTCGACGGGACTCGAACCCGCGGCCTCCGGCGTGACAGGCCGGCGTTATAACCAGCTTAACTACGACCCCAGTTTTTCAACCTTACCCCGCACTGCATCAAGCGCGGATTTGTCCATTTGGTGGGCGGTACAAGGCTCGAACTTGTGACCCCCGGCTTGTAAGGCCGATGCTCTCCCAACTGAGCTAACCGCCCACGGGAAGCCTACTTATAATCGTCTTGCCCGTCATTGTCAATCCGGCAAAACCGCTTCAAACCCTTTTGCCCGGCGGGGATGCTATCAGCATAACTCCCCCGGAACCTAGTGAGCCAGCATCGGGCCTGCCTGGTCCTGCAAACCTTCAGGGCCCCGTCCCCGCAAGGGCGCGATGGGCATCTCCTCAGTGCAGGGCAGAAGGGCAAGCTTGAGCACCTCGTCTACACTTTCCACATCATGTATGCTCAATCCCTTGAGAATCTCAGCAGGGACCTCAGTTAAATCTATCCGGTTCTCTTTGGGAATGATTACATCCGTTACACCGCCCCTATTGGCTGCGAGGAGTTTCTCTTTCAACCCGCCGATCTTCAGCACACGCCCGCGCAACGTGATTTCACCGGTCATGGCCAGGTTGTGCCTGACAGGTCTTCCCGTAAGGGCCGAGGCAAGGGATGTGGCGAGGGTGATCCCGGCGGAAGGACCGTCTTTGGGGATAGCCCCCTCCGGGACGTGGACGTGGATGTCCACCTTCTGGTAAAAGTCCCGGGGGATATCAAGTTCGCTGCCTTTGGAGCGAACATAACTGAGAGCAGCCCTGGCGGACTCCTGCATGACCTCCCCTAGCTTTCCCGTTAACGTGAGGTTTCCCTTGCCCTCCATGACGGTGACCTCGATCTGAAGCAGTTCGCCTCCGACCTCGGTCCAGGCCAGGCCGGTAGTCAGCCCGACCCTATCCTTCTCCTCAATGAGACCATGATCATACTTGGGCACGCCCAGATATTTTTTCACCACATTGCTGTTTAAACTTATGCGTTTCGCCTGTTCTTTCCCCGCCTTGACAATGTCCCGCGCCACCTTGCGGAATACGGAAGCAATCTCCCGTTCAAGATTTCGGACACCGCTTTCCATCGTATAGTTCCGGATGATCGTTAAAAGACCGGCGTCCGTAAATCGTGCGTATTTCTCGGAAAGACCGTTTGCCTTAAGCTGTTTTTTTACCAGGAACTGTTTGGCGATGTTGAGTTTCTCCGGCTCCGTATAGCCCGCGATGCGGATAATCTCCATGCGGTCCCTGAGCGGGGCCGGAACAGGATCGAGGGCGTTTGCCGTGGTGATGAACATTACATGTGAAAGGTCGTAATCAACCTCGAGGTAGTGATCGGAAAAAGCGTTGTTCTGCTCCGGGTCCAGGACCTCCAGGAGAGCTGATGATGGATCCCCGCGGAAATCCATGCTCATTTTATCCACTTCATCGAGAAGGAACAGCGGGTTAACCGTCCCGGCGCGCTTCATGGACTGGACAATTCGGCCGGGGAGCGCTCCGATATAAGTCCTCCGGTGTCCCCGGATCTCTGCCTCATCCCTGACTCCACCGAGGGACAAACGGACAAAATTCCGGCCCATGGCGCGGGCGATGGACTTGGCCAGAGATGTCTTGCCAACTCCCGGAGGGCCCACGAAGCAGAGAATGGGCCCTTTCAGCTTGCCCACCAGCTGGTGAACAGCCAGATATTCCAGAATTCGCTCCTTTACCTTGTGCAGACCGTAATGATCCTCGTTTAGAATGCGCTCGGCCTCGGTAATATCCAGTTTGTCATCGGTCTTTGCCTTCCAAGGTATGGAGATCAGCCAGTCAATATAGTTGCGAACAACGGTGGCTTCGGCCGCCATTGGCGCCATCATCTTCAAACGGCGAAGTTCTTTAAGCGCCTTCTCATTGACCGATTCAGGCATCTCGGCGGCCTTGATCTTCTCCTCAAGTTCCTGAACCTCGGCCTTGGCCTCGTCCTTTTCGCCCAGTTCCTTCTGGATGGCCCTCATCTGTTCGTTGAGATAATATTCCTTCTGGGTCCTTTCCATCTGGCGCTTGACCCGGCCTCGTATCTTCCTTTCGATCTGGAGAATTTCGATCTCCGACTCCATTATCTGAAGTATGCTTTCCAGGCGGTGCGGCACCTCGATGGTTTCAAGAAGGTCCTGTTTGTCCTCCAGTTTGACAAGGAGATGAGCGGCGATTGTATCGGCAAACTTCCCCGGGTCCTCAATCATATTGACGGTGGAAAGGACCTCCTGCGGAACCTTCTTGTTGAGCTTCGCGTACCGCTCAAACCGGTCGACAATACTTCTCATCAGAGCCTCGATCTCAGGGACCATGGGACAGAAATATTCCAGTTCCTCGAACTCGGAAGAAAAGTAATCCACCGTCTCCCTGAAATCGGTAAGACGGCATCTCTTCTGCCCTTCTACAAGGACCTTGACCGTCCCATCGGGCAGCTTGAGCATCTGAAGAATGGACGAAAGGGTCCCCACCTCGTGGATCTCGTCCGGCGCCGGCTCATCTATCTTTGGATCCTTCTGAGCCGACAGCAGGATGTTTTTATCCGCCTCCATCGCCACCTCCAGGGCACGGATAGATTTATCCCTGCCCACGAAAAGAGGGACGATCATGTGGGGAAATACAACTATGTCTCTAAGCGGCAAAACGGGCAGCGCCTTGTCGATAAAAACTTTTTGTGTTTTGTCAGCCATTTGCGAATCACACTCCATTCTATTTACACAGTTACCCCCAGCCTTAAAGGATGGTCCCCTCGAACAAGGGGACATCGGGCCGGGGGGAATTTATGATACCTTTTTTTCCTCTTCCTCCTCGCCGGGACCCGAGTCGTAAAGAAGTATGGGATCCATGCTGGAAAGAACGACATCCTCGTTGACAATACACTCACGAACGTTAGGCTGCGAGGGAAGATCGTACATGATATTGAGCATCCGGTCCTCCAGAATGGCACGCAGGCCTCTGGCCCCGGATTTCCGGTCAATGGCCTCTTTCGCAACCGCGGAAAGAGCCCCTGCTGTAAATTTCAACGCTGTATTCTCAAATCCAAAGAATTTCTGGTATTGCTTGACCAGCGCGTTTTTCGGTTCAGTGAGTATGCTGACCAAGGCATCTTCATCCAGGTCGTGAAGGGTGGCCACAACCGGGATCCTGCCGACAAACTCCGGGATCATGCCGAAACGAATTAAATCCTCCGGCCGCATTTGAGTGAGGATTTGACCAATATTTTTTTCTGTCCTGGTCTTGACCTCAGCCCCGAAACCAAGGCCCTTTTTCCCTATCCTCTGCTCGATCACCGACTCCAGCCCGACAAATGCTCCACCGCAGATGAAAAGAATATTCTCGGTATCGACCGCGATAAACTCCTGCTGAGGATGCTTACGTCCACCCTGGGGAGGCACGTTTGCCAAAGTACCCTCAATAATTTTAAGGAGGGCCTGCTGAACTCCCTCGCCGGAAACATCCCTGGTAATGGATGGGTTGTCGCTCTTCCTTGCGACCTTGTCGATTTCATCAATGTAAACGATCCCCTTCTCCGCACGGCTCACGTCGTAATCGGCATTCTGCAGAAGCCTGAGGATAATATTTTCAACATCCTCGCCGACGTACCCCGCTTCAGTCAGTGTCGTCGCGTCAACGATGGCAAATGGAACGTTAAGAATCCTTGCCAGGGTCTGCGCAAGGAGGGTTTTCCCTGTTCCGGTCGGACCTATAAGAAAAATATTGCTTTTCTGAAGCTCAACATCATCACTGCTGGCTTCGATGCGTTTGTAATGATTATATACCGCCACGGAGAGCATCTTTTTGGCCCTTTTCTGACCTATCACATACTCGTCCAGAGCTTTTTTTATCTGTTCGGGCTTCAGCAGATCTTTTGAGATCCTTTCGCTTTCCTCGCGTTCCCACTCCTCCTCGATAATGTCGGTACACAGATCCACGCACTCGTTGCAAATATAGACCGTAGGGCCGGCGATCAGTTTACGGACCTCATCCTGTGTCTTACCGCAGAAGGAACAGCGCAGTATCGAACTGTTCGTGCCCGTTTTTTCACTCATGGTTTCTCCTTCGTGGCTTTAGACGCACTATTCGGCAAGCCGTTGGGAAATCACTCTGTCAACCAGTCCATACTGTACAGCCTGTTCTCCTGACATGAAAAAATCACGGTCTGTATCCGCTTCAATAGTCTCAAGGGGCTGTCCGGTACTCTCGGCGAGAATACCGTTCAGCTCACCCTTGATGCGCAATATTTCCTTCGCATGTATGTCTATATCCGATGCCTGTCCCGAAAAACCGCCCATGGGCTGGTGGATCATAATCCTCGCGTGGGGCAGAGACAACCGCTTCCCCCTGGTGCCGGCAGAAAGGATAAGAGCGCCCATGCTCGCTGCCTGTCCGATGCAGATCGTCTCAATCTCCGGTCTAATGTAACGCAGGGTATCGTAGATGGCAAGACCGGCCGACACGGACCCTCCGGGACTGTTGATATAGATGTGTATATCCTTGTCGGGCGCGTCAGCCTCCAGGAAGAGCAGCTGCGCGATGATCAGGTTTGAAACATTGTCATCGATGGTGGTGCCCAGGAAGATTATCCGATCTTTCAGGAGACGCGAATAGATATCGTAGGCCCTCTCTCCCCGGCCCGTTTGTTCGATTACCATCGGGATAAGGTTCATGTCAATTATCCTCCTGCCCGTTTTCATCCTTTACCTCGACCTCTGTGATGGAGGCGTTTTCCAGGATGTGGTTAAAGACCTTGTCACGCAGGATACCGAAGGTGATCTCATTAATGGTGCCGTCGGATGAATACTCCTCCCTGAGATCCTCGTAACGTTTACCCGCCTGGGCCGCAGCACGTCTGATTATGGCGTCAACCTCCGCGTCCCTGGTCTCGAACTTTTCCCTGTCTGCAATTTCGCTGACGATATACATGAGACGGCCGTGTTCTGTGGCCGTTTTTTTGAGTTCATCCTCGTTGACCAGGATAAGTTCCTTGATCTTCTCGCCGGGAACACCCGCCCGAGTCAGTTTTTCACCGTAATCCTGGACGAGGAACCTCAACTCCTTGTCCACCAGAGAGGGGGGTACCTCAAACACGTTGGTATCAACCAGGTTGCGCGTCAGGTTTGAGCGCAGACCGCGCTCGGAATCGGCCTCCCTGGCTTTTTCCATGTCCTCGCGAACGGCCTTCTTCAATTCATCGACCGTTTTGTACTCACCCACGGTGGAGGCAAATTCGTCGTCAAGATCGGGGATGTCCAGCATCTCGATCGTCTTTATGTTTACCGAAAAGTGAATTGTATGTCCTGCCAGGTCCCTGTTGGCAAAATCGTCGGAGAAGGGAAGGTCGAACTCTTTTACCTCGCCTGCCTTCATGCCAACGATCTGCTCTTCAAAACCGGGCACCAGTTCAGTTTTGCCTATCCGGATACCGTAGTCCTTGACGTCCATCCCCTCTACGGGCTCACCCTCTTTTGTCCCGGAGAAATCAACCCTGGCCAGGTCTCCGCTGCGAAGCGCCCTGTCCTCTTCAACCGGGACGGCCTCGGCCCGTTGTTCCCTGAAAGAATCCAGAAAACCGGTTACATCCTCATCCTTGACCCGGGATATGGGTTTCTCCAGTTCAAGTCCCCTGTAATCAACAAGTTCGAAGGATGGGGACAGTTCAACTATGGCCTCGAACCCCAGGGGATTGTCGTCATCGCTCTTAACGTCGGTAAGATATGGACTGCCGAAAGGGATCAGATTATTTTCATCCAGCGCCTTTCGGGTAGCGACGGATACCAATGATTTTATGGCGTCATCCTTCGCCTCGGCGCCATAGATTTTACGAACCATCTCAAGGGGTGCCTTGCCCTTGCGAAACCCCTTCAGCGTGGCTCCGGCCCTGATATGGAGGAGGGCCTTGTCGATCTCCTCCTTAACCGTATCCCATGGTATCTCTACACTCAGTTTTCTCTCCACATCGCTTGTTTTCTCAATGTTGATCTTCATGAAAAAATTTGCTCCTCTCAAAAATACGGTAAATAAAATTAGTCTCCGGCGTGGTGCGAGAAGGGGGACTCGAACCCCCACACCGTAAGGTACTGGGTCCTAAACCCAGCGCGTCTGCCGGTTCCGCCATTCTCGCAGTTAACCAGTGTCCAAGGTCCAACGTCCAATATTGTCGCCGTTTCGGCGGCTGGATAAAAATGGTTTCTAACAGGATTACAAGTTTTTTGGAAGAGGGTTCGTGTCTTTCCGCCCTGCATGGAGGGGGGGCCTTTCCCCCGCGAAGTGGCAGGCCGCCATATGTCCCGTCGCCAATTCACGAAGATCGGGCTGGGTACATCACCGCAACGCGATTGCTGATATGCTCCACTACGCTCAGATCATGGGAAATAAAGAGGTAGGTCAGGCCAAACTCCTCCTGTAGGTCCTGAAGGAGATTTATCACCTGGGCCTGGATGGAAACATCCAGGGCGGACACGGCCTCGTCACAGACGATGAGGCTCGGGTTAAGGGCCAGCGCCCTGGCAATTCCTATGCGCTGCCTCTGCCCTCCCGAGAACTGGTGAGGATACCTTCTCATATGTTCTTTCTTCAATCCGACGTATTCGAGAAGTTCCTGAACCCTGGCGTTACGTTCAGACCGGGTCGACATTCCGTGCACCAGGAGAGGCTCTCCGACAATGTGGGACACGTTCTTCCGGGGGTTTAGGGATGAAAATGGATCCTGAAAAATGATCTGTACTTCCTTGCGCAACGCTCGCATACGGGCCTTGTCAAAAGCGAGGATATTCTCTCCCCTGTAGAGCACCTCGCCGGCGGTTGGATCGAGAAGCCTCAGGAGAAGAAAGCCCAGAGTGGATTTTCCGCATCCCGATTCTCCCACCAGTCCCATGGTCTGCCTCTCGGGGATTGTGAGGCTGACCCCGTCCACAGCCTTCACGGATGCAACCTCACGAAGCAGGGCGCCTCCTTTTACAGGAAAATACTTCACCAGATCCCTGATCTCCACCAGAGGGATCTCTCTGCCTCCTGGATCTTCAGCCATATTTATGACAGCTAACGGTGTGCCCTGGTGCAACCTCGACCTCCGGGGCCTTTTCATGGAGACATTCGTCCATGGCATCCGGACAGCGTTCACAATAGTTGCAGCCGTCCGGCAGGGAGAAAAGCGAACAGACCGTACCGCCGATGGTGGTAAGCCTCCTGCTTTTCCGAGAATTCAGTACGGGCATGGAGTTTAACAGCCCGACGGTATATGGATGTCGCGGATCATGAAAAAGATCCTCCACCCTGGCCATCTCCACCACCCTGCCGCAGTACAGCACCACGACCCTCTGTGCCATCTCGGCAATAACCCCCAGGTCGTGGGTAATAAACAGGATTGAAGCGTTGGTTTCCTCCTTGAGCCTGTTCATCAGGTCAAGGATCTGAGCCTGGATGGTCACATCAAGAGCTGTGGTCGGCTCGTCGGCTATCATCAACCTCAGATTGCAGGCGAGGGCCATGGCAATCATCACCCGCTGCCGCATTCCACCACTCATCTGGTGGGGGTGGTCGTCGATGCGATCTTCGGGAGCCGGTATACCCACGAGACGAAACGCCTCTATAACCTTCTCCCTTGTCTGCTTCCGCGAAAGTCTATGGTGGTGCTGTATGACCTCGGCGACCTGATTACCCACGGTGTATACCGGGTTCAACGATGTCATCGGCTCCTGAAAGATTATGGAAATCCGGTTTCCGCGGATTTTTCTCATGCGCGATTCAGGCGCCTTTAACAGGTCCTCTCCCTCAAAGAGGATCTCACCGCCGGCGATCCTTCCGGGAGGGGATGGGATCAGCCCCATAATGGCGGCGGCCGTCACCCAACAGGTTGAAGCCCAGAACCCCCAGGAATATGGCAATGCCGGGTAAAGCCATTACCCACCAGGCCCGGAGGATCAGGGAACGCCCCGAACAGAACAGCGATCCCTACACTGACGACTCCGACCATGAGGGAAACC
This window contains:
- the oppF_2 gene encoding oligopeptide transport ATP-binding protein OppF codes for the protein MHQGTPLAVINMAEDPGGREIPLVEIRDLVKYFPVKGGALLREVASVKAVDGVSLTIPERQTMGLVGESGCGKSTLGFLLLRLLDPTAGEVLYRGENILAFDKARMRALRKEVQIIFQDPFSSLNPRKNVSHIVGEPLLVHGMSTRSERNARVQELLEYVGLKKEHMRRYPHQFSGGQRQRIGIARALALNPSLIVCDEAVSALDVSIQAQVINLLQDLQEEFGLTYLFISHDLSVVEHISNRVAVMYPARSS
- the oppD_2 gene encoding oligopeptide transport ATP-binding protein OppD, with product MTAAAIMGLIPSPPGRIAGGEILFEGEDLLKAPESRMRKIRGNRISIIFQEPMTSLNPVYTVGNQVAEVIQHHHRLSRKQTREKVIEAFRLVGIPAPEDRIDDHPHQMSGGMRQRVMIAMALACNLRLMIADEPTTALDVTIQAQILDLMNRLKEETNASILFITHDLGVIAEMAQRVVVLYCGRVVEMARVEDLFHDPRHPYTVGLLNSMPVLNSRKSRRLTTIGGTVCSLFSLPDGCNYCERCPDAMDECLHEKAPEVEVAPGHTVSCHKYG